Part of the Desulfomicrobium macestii genome is shown below.
GCATGTTTTTCGGAGCCATCAGCGGCTCCGGCCCAGCCACCGTCGCCGCCATCGGCGCGCTGACCATCCCGGCCATGGTCGAACGCGGTTACGACAAGTTCTTTGCCGGCGCCATCGTCGCGGCGTCGGGAGCCATCGGCGTGCTCATCCCCCCGAGCAACCCCTTTGTCGTCTACGGCATCTCCGCCCAGGTCTCCATCGGCGACCTCTTCATCGCAGGCATCGTGCCCGGCATACTGACGGGCCTGGTACTCATGGGGTATTCCTACTTCTACGCCAGGGCCCGCAACTGGCGCGGAGAAGCGCGCAAAAGAACCATGGCCTCCCTCTGGGCCGCCGTCTGGGACGCCAAGTGGGCGCTCATGGTTCCGGTCATCGTCCTGGGCGGCATCTACGGCGGCATCATGACCCCCACCGAAGCCGCCGCAGTAGCCGCATTCTACGGACTCATCGTCGGAGTCTTCGTCTACAGGGAAATCAACGTCCGCAGACTGGTGAACTGCTGCGTCGAAGCCTGCGAAACATCGGCGACCATCATCGTGCTCATGGCCATGGCCACGCTCTTCGGCAACATCATGACCCTGGAGGACGTGCCCGGCACCATCGCCCGAGCCATCCTCAGCTTCACCGAAAGCAAGATCGTCGTGCTGCTGCTCATCAACGTGCTGCTGCTCATCGTCGGCACCTTCATGGAGGCCCTGGCCGCCATCGTCATCCTCACGCCGATCCTGCTGCCCGTGGTCACGGGCGTGGGCGTCTCGCCCCTGCACTTCGGCGTCATCATCGTCGTCAACCTGGCCATCGGCTTCATCACCCCGCCCGTGGGCGTGAACCTCTTCGTGGCCAGCGGCATCTCCAAGGCCAAGCTGGAGTACCTGTCGCGAGCCGTCATGCCCATGCTGGCGCTCATGATCCTTGTGCTCCTCGTGGTGACCTACATCCCCGAAGTGCCGCTCTTCTTCATCTCGAAATAACGCACCCGCAACAAATGCCGCCGGACATTCCGGCGGCACTTTTCAAACCCGGCTGACGCACCCGTCAGGCCCGGATAAGGAGACTTTGTCCATGAAAATCATTGATTTCCGTTTCCGCCCCAACACTCCTGAAATAATCAACGGCATTAAAAACAGCGCCATGTTCAAGGCAGCCTGCAAGGCCATCGGGTTCGACGCCCGCCAGGCCCAGCCCCTGGACGAGATCGTGGCCGATCTTGACCGGCGCGGTGTCGAGCGCGCGGTCATCACCGGCCGCGACTGCGAAACCACCTACGGCTCCCCGGCCAACAACGGGAGCGTGCTGGAGTTCTGCAAGGCCTATCCCGAAAAATTCATCGGTTTCTGGGGCATCGATCCACACAAGAAAATGGCCGCCGTGCACGAAATTGTCAGGGCCGTCGAAGAGCTCGGCATGAAGGGCATCGCCATCGACCCCTACCTGGCCCACATCCCGGCCTGCGAGGCCCGGTACTATCCGCTGTACACCAAGTGCGCGGAACTGAACCTGCCCGTATTCGTGACCATGGCCCCTCCGCCGCAGGTTCCCGGCGCCATCATGGACTACGCCGATCCCCGTCACGTGGACCAGGTCGCCCGCGATTTCCCCGAACTGACCATTATCATGAGCCATGGCGGCTATCCGTACGTCAACGAAAGCGTCTACGCCTGCCTGCGCAACGCCAACGTCTACATGGATTTCTCGGAATACGAGCGCGCGCCCATGGCCGACGTTTTCGTGCAGGCCATGAGCACCATCATCCAGGACAAGGTCGTCTTCGCCAGCGCCCACCCGTTCATCGAACTCGAAGACGCGCTTGACGCCTACGCATCCTTCCCCCTGAGCGACGAAGTACGCCGCAAGGTCATGTACGAAAACGCAAGCCGCATCCTGGGCCTTCACCGCAGCTAGCCCCTTCCTGAAGCCCCCTGGGAATGACGCCACGGCGCTTCCCAGGGGCTCAAAGAGCGAACTGCCGGCGCAACCACAATCCTTTTGAGACCATCCGAACCTTCCTTAAAGTGCCATGAGCGTGGCGCTGTACTTCACTACGACTTTTTACAGGCGAAATGACTTAGACCAGAACCAACCATATAGAATATAAAAAGCACTGAAATAAATTGAAAAATACTTAAAAGAATAATAACTTAAAATTTATTATTTATTATAAGCACACAATTATAATAAGTTCAAAATGTTCTTGAAACACATAAACTTTAATACTCTTTAGGAACGTTCGATGAAAAAAAAACGCAGCTTGCAAATTCTTATGGTAGGCTTCACTGCAGCTATCGTTACTCTTGTTTTGAGCGGACTTGGAGCCATGGACTACATCCGTGAACGATCAGAACTGACATCATCACTGGATCAGGACATGCAAATCATCTCCGGAAGATTGGCTGTAAACCTGATTGCACCGCTCTGGGACATGAATGCGGATGGAGCCAAGGGCGTCCTGGAAAGTGAAATGACCAATCGGAATCTTTACGCCGCAACGATCATGCACAAGGACAAGCTCATTACCGGAGTGGTGCGGGATGAAGCCTGGAATACCGTCTCTCTTGAGAGTCTCGTGGAGCCTGGGAACTATGAAACAATCACGATTCCTCTGGTTTACGAGAAAAACGGCAAAAAGACCGACTTGGGCGAACTCACACTGTTCATGAGCAAAAGGTTCCTGAACGAGACGCTTCGCGAGACACTGCTGGCCACGATACTGCGCGTCATCGTGGTGGACGCCATACTGGTCCTTGGCATCGTGTTTTTCGTTCGGCGCACTATCACGCGCTCACTGCAGGGAATGATTGCCATGCTCAAGGATATCGCGGAGGGCGAAGGCGATCTGACCAGGCGCCTTGAAGACAAATCCGGAACGGAAATCCAGGAACTTGCGGACTGGTTCAACATATTCATCGATAAAATCCGAGCCATTATCGCCGAAGTGGTGGACAACGCCCAGCGCCTTGAAAAGTCTGCCCAAAACCTTCTGCAACTCTCCTCCACCCTTTCAACATCCGCCGAGGCAATGACCGGACAATCGAATAGCGCCTCGACATCATTGAACTCCATGAGCGGCAACATGAATTCCGTGGCTTCCGCGATGGAAGAGTTCGCGGTCAATATCGGCACGGTGGCCGCTTCTTCCGAGGAAATGAGTTCAACCATTCATGAAATTTCGCAAAACACCGCCAAGGCCAAGGACATCACGGGAAATGCGGTGCTCAAATCCACCGAGGCTTCAGCCAGAGTCAACGAACTCGGCAACGCCGCGCAGGAGATCAGCAAGGTCACCGAAACCATCACGGCCATATCCTCCCAGACCAATCTCCTGGCCTTGAACGCAACCATCGAAGCCGCCCGGGCCGGAGAGGCAGGGCGCGGCTTTGCTGTTGTGGCAAATGAAATCAAGGAATTGGCCATGCAAACCGCTCGGGCCACCGAGGAAATCCGGGAGAAAATCCAGGGCATTCAGAGCGCAACCGGAACCACTGTCGGCGAAATACATCATATCAGCCAGATCGTCGGCGACGTCGACCAGATCGTGGCCACCATTGCAGCGGCTGTCGAAGAACAATCCGTGACGACCCGCGATATCGCCGACAACGTTGGGCAAGCGTCCCAGGGCGTCAAGGAGGTGAACGAAAATGTTGCCCACGCGGACACTGTTACTCGTCAAATTGCACGAAGCGTTGACGATGTCAGCGGCACTTCAGGGGACATCTCCAACATGGCCGGGACAGTGCAGGAAAATTCCGAAGCA
Proteins encoded:
- a CDS encoding TRAP transporter large permease codes for the protein MEQNINCGTLPLSVVDSAPETRNIWNWIDENFEKIFLVTGLLAIILFITFQTTYRYIIVHFASSAGAAVWTEELSRFVFIWITYLALAVAIRKRSSIRIDIIYDRLPARLQNASWIVVEVFFLILTLTICWFGWTQIERLREFPQVTTALRIPYIIPYMILPLGFGLMALRLLQNLAAQVKICGPLDTFLALVSAAAVIAPAVLAEYIEPLPALFGYFAVLCCIGVPIAISLGLSTLATVICADTLPIEYLAQTAFASIDSFPIMAIPFFIAAGVFMGAGGLSQRLLALADEMLGGLYGGMALVTVATCMFFGAISGSGPATVAAIGALTIPAMVERGYDKFFAGAIVAASGAIGVLIPPSNPFVVYGISAQVSIGDLFIAGIVPGILTGLVLMGYSYFYARARNWRGEARKRTMASLWAAVWDAKWALMVPVIVLGGIYGGIMTPTEAAAVAAFYGLIVGVFVYREINVRRLVNCCVEACETSATIIVLMAMATLFGNIMTLEDVPGTIARAILSFTESKIVVLLLINVLLLIVGTFMEALAAIVILTPILLPVVTGVGVSPLHFGVIIVVNLAIGFITPPVGVNLFVASGISKAKLEYLSRAVMPMLALMILVLLVVTYIPEVPLFFISK
- a CDS encoding amidohydrolase family protein, yielding MKIIDFRFRPNTPEIINGIKNSAMFKAACKAIGFDARQAQPLDEIVADLDRRGVERAVITGRDCETTYGSPANNGSVLEFCKAYPEKFIGFWGIDPHKKMAAVHEIVRAVEELGMKGIAIDPYLAHIPACEARYYPLYTKCAELNLPVFVTMAPPPQVPGAIMDYADPRHVDQVARDFPELTIIMSHGGYPYVNESVYACLRNANVYMDFSEYERAPMADVFVQAMSTIIQDKVVFASAHPFIELEDALDAYASFPLSDEVRRKVMYENASRILGLHRS
- a CDS encoding methyl-accepting chemotaxis protein, which codes for MKKKRSLQILMVGFTAAIVTLVLSGLGAMDYIRERSELTSSLDQDMQIISGRLAVNLIAPLWDMNADGAKGVLESEMTNRNLYAATIMHKDKLITGVVRDEAWNTVSLESLVEPGNYETITIPLVYEKNGKKTDLGELTLFMSKRFLNETLRETLLATILRVIVVDAILVLGIVFFVRRTITRSLQGMIAMLKDIAEGEGDLTRRLEDKSGTEIQELADWFNIFIDKIRAIIAEVVDNAQRLEKSAQNLLQLSSTLSTSAEAMTGQSNSASTSLNSMSGNMNSVASAMEEFAVNIGTVAASSEEMSSTIHEISQNTAKAKDITGNAVLKSTEASARVNELGNAAQEISKVTETITAISSQTNLLALNATIEAARAGEAGRGFAVVANEIKELAMQTARATEEIREKIQGIQSATGTTVGEIHHISQIVGDVDQIVATIAAAVEEQSVTTRDIADNVGQASQGVKEVNENVAHADTVTRQIARSVDDVSGTSGDISNMAGTVQENSEALSALAKSLNSLVGKFKI